The genomic DNA CAGAAGGACGTCAATCAAGCGCTGAAGGGTGTCAATACGGAGATGACTGGCGTGCGCTTTGAAGTGCTGGGTGAGTGCGGTAGCCTGCTGAGCAGCGGATTCTGTCGATTTCACACTCCCAGGAGACCGCGAAGAGACAGCCCCATCAAGCTTGATGGGGCCGACTGTTGATTTTTGCCGTCTGGAACGAGGTCAAACTGAAGTTGTCACCTACTGAGATTGAGAACAGCTATGATGCCTCTAAGCCCTGCAAGCAGTATGCTGGATCTTGTGATGAACGAGGTGAGTGCAAGCGGGGCTTCCCGGCAGGAGGCTCCCCCCCGGGCCTGGCCGGGATGGCCGGTCTTTCCTGAAGACGAGCGGCAGGCAGTGATGGCAGTGCTGGAGTCGGGGAAAGTGAACTACTGGACCGGCACCGAAGCCCGTGAATTCGAGCGTGAATACGCCGAGTATCTGGGTGTCAGGCATACCATCGCGCTCCACAACGGTAGTCTGGCACTCGAACTGGCGCTACAGGCGTTCGGGATTACTGAAGGTGAAGTCATTACCACTGCCCGCACCTTTATCGCCTCAGCGAGTGCAGCAGTCATGCGGGGCTGCGTGCCGGTCATCGCCGATGTGGATCCGGTTTCGCAGGTGATTACCGCCGAGACCATCCGTCCGCTGATCAACGATAAAACTCGGGCTATCATCGCGGTGCATCTGGCCGGTTGGCCCTGCGACATGGACTCCATCATGGAACTGGCCCGCGAGCATGACCTGATTGTAATTGAGGACTGTGCGCAGGCACATGGGGCTTTTTACAAGGGCCGGCCGGTGGGCAGCATCGGGCACGCGGGGGCTTTTTCCTTCTGTCAGGACAAGATCCTCACCACCGGCGGTGAAGGCGGCCTGTTGGCCTTCAATGACGAGCTGGCCGGAGAAGACATCTGGAAAAAAGCCTGGGCTTTCAAGGATCACGGTAAGAGCTACGACGCGGTCTATCACCGCGACCATCCGCCTGGGTTTCGCTGGCTACACGAGTCGTTCGGTACCAACTGGCGTATGCTGGAAATGCAGGCCGCTATTGGCCGCTTGCAGCTACGGAAGCTGCCCGGCTGGATTGAGCAGCGCCGTGCCAACGCGGCTGTGCTCAACCGCCGCCTGGGCGAATTTGCCAGCATCCGGCTGACCTTGCCGCCTGCCGAAATCTTGCATTCTTACTACAAGTACTATGCTTTCGTGCAGCCTGAGCGCCTGAAAGAAGGCTGGGACCGCGACCGGGTTATGAATACCATTGCTGCGCAGGGCGTGCCAGCTTTCAGCGGCTCCTGCTCGGAAATCTATCTGGAGAAAGCTTTTCAGGACGCTGGCTATGGTCCCAAGGAGCGGCTGCCGGTGGCCCGCGAACTGGGAGAAACGTCGCTGATGTTCCTGGTGCACCCCACCCTGAGCGGAGCCGATATGGAAGCCATGGCCGATGTGATTTGCAGCGTGCTGAAAGAAGCCACCCGCTAAACGCAATTCGTCATGACCCAGCCTCCCGTTCCTGATCCCATTGACGGCCTGTCAGACACCTCTGCCAGTATCCAGAGTTATCAGATTCAGAAGTTTTTCATCGATCTGGGCCTCTGGACTCTGGCGGCAGTGCTGGCGTACCTGTACCGCAAACCCAGCGCACTGACCGAGGGCCTGGACCGGCTGGATACGTCTGTTCTGAGCCCGGGAGTACTGACCTATTTCCTGATCGGTGCACTGACCATGACCGTGCTCAGCCGCTATTACGGGCTCTACCGCCAGACCTGGCGGCGTATCGGGGTGCCGGATTTGCTGCTGCTGCTGCGCGCCGTATTGCTGGCGACCCTGATTGATCTGGCCGCGGCTTTTCTCCTGCGCGACTTTCTGGATTTGCCCCGCAGTGTGCCACTTTTGACCGGCGTGCTAGGCCTGCTGCTGATGGGCGGCGTACGGCTGTTGGCGCGGGTTCTGCATGAGCGAGTGCCGCATGATCAGCAGCCGGGGATGCGTCGGGTATTGATTGTGGGCGCCGGGGAAGCCGGCAGCCTGATCGCCCGCGAGATGCTGCGGCATCCCGAAGCGCAGATGCGGCCAGTGGGCTTTGTGGATGATGCGCCCGATAAGCGCGGAAGTTCGCTGGTGGGCTTGCCGGTGTACGGTGCAGTGGCCACCTTGCCTGAAGTGGTCCGCCGCGAGAAGGTAGAGGAAGTGCTGATTGCGGTGCCGTCTGCAGCGGGGCCTTTTGTGCGCCAGGTGGTTGATCTTGCCAAGGACACCGGGGTGAACTACCGGATTATTCCGGGCGTTTTTGAGATTCTCTCGGGTGACGTGTCGCTGAGCCAGATCCGTGACGTGAACCTCGAAGACCTGCTACGTCGGCCCTCAGTGCAGCTAAACACTGCCGAGATCGCCGGCTACCTGCGCGGCCGCACTGTTATGGTGACGGGGGCCGGGGGAAGCATCGGTTCGGAAATCGTGCGGCAGATTTTGCCGTTTGGTCCTGCAAAGATTCTGTTGCTGGGCCGGGGCGAAGGCAGCATTTTTGCCATTCAGCAGGAGCTGCGCCGCCTGGCGCCGGAGCTGCCACAGGTGGCCCTGATTGGTGATGTGCGCGACCGTGAGCGGCTGGAGCAGGTCTTTAGAGCGCACCGGCCGCAGGTAGTCTTTCACGCGGCGGCGCACAAGCATGTCCCGCTGATGGAAGCCGCACCTTCCGAAGCGATTCTAAATAACGTGATCGGCACCCGCAATGTGGTGGCGATGAGCCTGAAATATGGGGTGGAGCGGTTGGTCAATATCTCGACTGACAAGGCCGTGAACCCGACCAGTGTGATGGGCGCCAGCAAACGCATGGCCGAGAAGACTGTTTCAGCAGGTGCCGCGCGGGCCCGGCCCGGCCAGGCTTTTGTCTCGGTCCGCTTTGGGAATGTGCTGGGCAGCCGCGGGAGCGTGGTACCCACCTTCATGACTCAGATTCGCCGGGGCGGCCCCGTCACCGTGACCCATCCGGAAATGACCCGCTACTTCATGACTATTCCCGAAGCGGCCCGGCTGGTGCTGCAAGCGGGTGGCCTGGCCGAAAACGGCAAGGTGTACCTGCTGAATATGGGGCAGCCGGTCAAGATTGCCGACCTGGCACGTGATGTCATTCGCCTGAGCGGAGCGCAGAATATTGAGGTTGTCTACAGTGGTGTGCGGCCCGGCGAGAAGCTGTACGAGGAACTGCTGACGTCTTCCGAAGGCACCGATGCCACCACCCACGCCGAGATTTTCAGTGCCCGATTGGAACAGGTGGACCCGGTCGTGCTGGACCGGGATATTGCTGGGCTGGAAGCGGCCGCCCATGCCGGTGATTTTGACCGCATTCGAGCTGAGCTGGACCGGATCATCCCTGAGAATAAGTTCGGCTCTCTGGGCTGACATTTGCCAATCCGGCCCTGGCTGGCCAGACTACTGGCACAGCTCTGCTCGGAGGGTCCAGACCGAACCAACTATCAGCCTGAAGGAGACACACCATGCCTGATCAACCCAATCTGTTCGATTCATCCACAGGCGAACCTGCCGTGCAGCTTCCCCAGGACTGGGGCGAAGTGCTACACGACGCTGTCCGCCGGCCCGAATTCCGGCGTCTCCTGGAATTCGTGGAGCGTGAGCGGCAAAGCCACACGGTCTATCCACCGCGCGAGGATGTGTTCACAGCCCTGCAACTGACGCCTTACCGTGACGCCAAAGTGCTGATTCTGGGCCAGGATCCCTATCATGGGGCGGGGCAGGCGCAGGGCCTGGCTTTCAGCGTGCGGCGTGGGGTACGGGTGCCGCCCAGCCTACGCAACATCTACCGCGAGTTGCAGGAAGACGTGGGAGTCAAGCCGCCCAAGCATGGCAATCTGGCTGCTTGGGCTGAACGTGGCGTGCTGCTGCTGAACGCCGTACTGACCGTGCGTGAAGGCGAGCCGAACAGCCACGCCGGCCAAGGCTGGGAAGACTTTACCGATGCCGTGATCCGTGCGCTGAATGACAAGGAAGAGCGGGTGGTCTTTGTGCTGTGGGGCGCTTATGCTCGCAAGAAGAAAAAGCTGGTGACGGCGCCGCAGCATGTGGTGATTGAAAGCGGCCATCCCAGCCCACTCAGTGTGCGGCACTTTGCGGGCACCCGGCCCTTTAGTGCAGTCAACCGGGCACTGGAAGAAGCCGGCGAGACGCCGGTGGACTGGTCGCTGCCGGAGTAACCAGCCTAAAGTCACTGTCGAGAATCGGGCGGTGCTTTCTGACTGGTTAATCCATTCGGGCAGACAGTAAACCTTTGCCCCTGCCGCTAAACTGTCCAGGTACATGTCCCTCTACGAAGAGCTGCTGCAAAACAGAGAATATGACGATCTTTCGGAAGAGGCGGTGGTTAGTCTGCCGAGAACCCACGCGGTGGTGATGGCCGATTTTGACTCTTTCGTGCGCCAGTACGGGGTGACGCCGGATCAGTACAATATTCTGCGGATTCTGCGTGGTGCCTGGCGCGCTGGAGAGGAACTCAGCCGCGCCGAGATTCGCCGCCGCCTGATTGACCGGGTGTCGCCGGACCTGACCCATCTGCTGACCCGGCTGGAAAAAACTGGTCTGGTCAGCCGCGAAAGCAGGGGTCAACCGGAAGGGAAGCATCCCCAGGCCCCGTTCCGGATCACCGCACAGGGGCTGGACCTGCTGGCCCGGATGGATGAGCCTCTGCGCCAGCACAACATGCATAGTGTGGAGACCCTGGACGCCGCCGAGCAGCGGCAGCTGATCAGCCTGCTGGGCCGCGTCCGTCAGGGTGTTCAGGATCTGCCGAGTATTCGGGCTGGGCAGGCAGCAGAAGCCGGAGCTGGAGGCGAAGATGGCGCGCCGGGCTAAGGCCGCAGCCTGGCCGCCGCCCGCCGCTGCTCCCGCTGCCTGCGCACTGTGCGGCCGCGAGGTGCCGCGCCTGACGGAACACCACCTGGTGCCCCGCTCACAGGGCCGGCGCCGGGGCCTGAAAGTGGCCGAGCTGCCTACCGTGATGCTGTGCCCGGCCTGTCACAAGTACCTGCACACCACCTTTTCCAACCAGGAGCTGGAAACCGGGTATTCGTCGCTGGAGGCCCTGCGGGAACATGAGGGTGTGCAGAAGTTCGTGGCCTGGATTCGCAAGCAGCCGGCCAGCAAGGGCGTCAGGGTACGCTGAGGCTCAGCTCTGCCGGCGCAGTCCCGAAGCCGGGAAAGGCCGCGACCACACCCCGGCCGGTTTGCCCATGCGTGTCTGGCACGCGCAGGCTGGGGCCGTCGCGCACCAGCAGCCCAGCCTCGGCGAAGCGAACATATCGGTCCAGCACGCGCCCCAGATGCTCGCCCAGCACGTGACGCGGGCGCACATTTCCGAAGGTCCGCACCTCGCCGTAGTTCGCCAGGTTTAGGCCCAGATAGCCGCCTGCACCGTCCTCCCACAGCGGCAGCTAGTCGGCGGCGGTACTCGGCGCGCCGTAGGGGCTAAACGGCACCACCGTCCCTGCCGCGTCCGGCGGCCCGAAGCCAGCCGGGTCTGCCGTGCCCAGCTCTTCTAGCGGGACAGAGCGCAGCCCGAATAACCCTCCCCAGTCACGGTGTTGTGCGTACCAGAAGCGCACTTCGGGCGGGAGCGGCCGGCCAGTCTGGCCTCGGCGGCGGTCAGTTCGGCGGGGGTGGCTCCCGACGTGAGGGTGGCCCGCAGGTCAGGATGCTGGGCGGCCAGAAACGCGTCCAGGCGGCGTACTGCTTGGGAAAGAGGCATCTCATCGTCATTCTGCGGGTTCTCGCCGGGCGTGACGGGTGCGGCCTCAAACCCGGGGAAGAGGTTGCCCAGCTGAGAGTAGCCGTCATGGGCCTGTCCGGCTGCATTGGTCAGGGTCACGTTCCACATGTCGTGATCGTAGCCACTCAGCTTCTGCGCGCTCACCTGCCCGGTTTCCAGGCGGCGCAGGTACTCGCGCAGGAAACCTTCCAGGCTGCTGGCCAGCAGATAGCGGTGAGTTTCGTCGCGGCCGGTGGTGATGACCTGCCCGTATGTGCCCACCACGTCCGGCCCCAGGTCCACTGACACATGATTGCCGCCGCCATCGTGCAGAAACGGCACCCACAATGCCGAAGCGTACTGCTCGCGGATGGCCCCGGTAGGGTGCGAGACGGTGAAGATAGAGACGTTCATGTCGCT from Deinococcus sp. Marseille-Q6407 includes the following:
- a CDS encoding DegT/DnrJ/EryC1/StrS family aminotransferase — its product is MLDLVMNEVSASGASRQEAPPRAWPGWPVFPEDERQAVMAVLESGKVNYWTGTEAREFEREYAEYLGVRHTIALHNGSLALELALQAFGITEGEVITTARTFIASASAAVMRGCVPVIADVDPVSQVITAETIRPLINDKTRAIIAVHLAGWPCDMDSIMELAREHDLIVIEDCAQAHGAFYKGRPVGSIGHAGAFSFCQDKILTTGGEGGLLAFNDELAGEDIWKKAWAFKDHGKSYDAVYHRDHPPGFRWLHESFGTNWRMLEMQAAIGRLQLRKLPGWIEQRRANAAVLNRRLGEFASIRLTLPPAEILHSYYKYYAFVQPERLKEGWDRDRVMNTIAAQGVPAFSGSCSEIYLEKAFQDAGYGPKERLPVARELGETSLMFLVHPTLSGADMEAMADVICSVLKEATR
- a CDS encoding polysaccharide biosynthesis protein, producing the protein MTQPPVPDPIDGLSDTSASIQSYQIQKFFIDLGLWTLAAVLAYLYRKPSALTEGLDRLDTSVLSPGVLTYFLIGALTMTVLSRYYGLYRQTWRRIGVPDLLLLLRAVLLATLIDLAAAFLLRDFLDLPRSVPLLTGVLGLLLMGGVRLLARVLHERVPHDQQPGMRRVLIVGAGEAGSLIAREMLRHPEAQMRPVGFVDDAPDKRGSSLVGLPVYGAVATLPEVVRREKVEEVLIAVPSAAGPFVRQVVDLAKDTGVNYRIIPGVFEILSGDVSLSQIRDVNLEDLLRRPSVQLNTAEIAGYLRGRTVMVTGAGGSIGSEIVRQILPFGPAKILLLGRGEGSIFAIQQELRRLAPELPQVALIGDVRDRERLEQVFRAHRPQVVFHAAAHKHVPLMEAAPSEAILNNVIGTRNVVAMSLKYGVERLVNISTDKAVNPTSVMGASKRMAEKTVSAGAARARPGQAFVSVRFGNVLGSRGSVVPTFMTQIRRGGPVTVTHPEMTRYFMTIPEAARLVLQAGGLAENGKVYLLNMGQPVKIADLARDVIRLSGAQNIEVVYSGVRPGEKLYEELLTSSEGTDATTHAEIFSARLEQVDPVVLDRDIAGLEAAAHAGDFDRIRAELDRIIPENKFGSLG
- a CDS encoding MarR family winged helix-turn-helix transcriptional regulator, whose product is MSLYEELLQNREYDDLSEEAVVSLPRTHAVVMADFDSFVRQYGVTPDQYNILRILRGAWRAGEELSRAEIRRRLIDRVSPDLTHLLTRLEKTGLVSRESRGQPEGKHPQAPFRITAQGLDLLARMDEPLRQHNMHSVETLDAAEQRQLISLLGRVRQGVQDLPSIRAGQAAEAGAGGEDGAPG
- a CDS encoding uracil-DNA glycosylase, whose translation is MPDQPNLFDSSTGEPAVQLPQDWGEVLHDAVRRPEFRRLLEFVERERQSHTVYPPREDVFTALQLTPYRDAKVLILGQDPYHGAGQAQGLAFSVRRGVRVPPSLRNIYRELQEDVGVKPPKHGNLAAWAERGVLLLNAVLTVREGEPNSHAGQGWEDFTDAVIRALNDKEERVVFVLWGAYARKKKKLVTAPQHVVIESGHPSPLSVRHFAGTRPFSAVNRALEEAGETPVDWSLPE
- a CDS encoding HNH endonuclease; translation: MARRAKAAAWPPPAAAPAACALCGREVPRLTEHHLVPRSQGRRRGLKVAELPTVMLCPACHKYLHTTFSNQELETGYSSLEALREHEGVQKFVAWIRKQPASKGVRVR
- a CDS encoding SMI1/KNR4 family protein; the protein is MSVPVLPHPAPLPADAPLSAVLDRIDAWYAEHAPAIHATLRPGASDAELDALEARLGHKLPPEFRALYRWHDGQNWAVGGFFGLDWMPLTEVEGRWGTWDDIAREDSDMNVSIFTVSHPTGAIREQYASALWVPFLHDGGGNHVSVDLGPDVVGTYGQVITTGRDETHRYLLASSLEGFLREYLRRLETGQVSAQKLSGYDHDMWNVTLTNAAGQAHDGYSQLGNLFPGFEAAPVTPGENPQNDDEMPLSQAVRRLDAFLAAQHPDLRATLTSGATPAELTAAEARLAGRSRPKCASGTHNTVTGEGYSGCALSR